Genomic window (Croceicoccus sp. Ery15):
GAATGGCGCAGCGGCGATTCCGCCCGCGAATGGGGAGAAAACGAAGAAAGCCGGAGGGGCCTTTCGCCATGGGGGCGTAGGTCAGCGATCGGTATAGACAAAGGAACAGGCGCATGCCGCTTTACGAGCATGTGTTCCTTGCGCGTCAGGATCTCTCGCAGAGCCAGGTCGACGCGCTTGCGAACACCGCGACCGAGATTGTCGAGGCAAACGAAGGCAAGGTCGTCAAGACCGAGACCTGGGGCCTCAAGAACCTCGCCTACAAGATCGAGCGTAACCGCAAGGCACACTATGTGATGCTGAACATCGACGCACCCGCCAAGGTGGTCGAAGAGCTGGAACGCCAGACCCGCATCAACGAAGACGTGATCCGTTACATGACGATCCGCGTCGAGGAACACGAAGGTGGTCCGTCGGTGATGATGCGCAAGAATGACCGCGAGCGTCGCGGCCGTCGGGGAGACCGCTAATGGCCCGTCCTTTCTTCCGCCGTCGCAAGAGCTGCCCCTTTGCAGCCAAGAACGCACCCGCGATCGACTACAAGGACGTGCGCCTGCTTCAGGGCTTCATGTCCGAGCGTGGCAAGATCGTGCCGTCGCGCATCACCGCCGTCTCCGCCAAGAAGCAGCGCGAGCTGTCCAAGGCGATCAAGCGCGCACGCCACATCGGCCTGCTGCCCTACATCGTCAAGTAAGGAGGGTCTGACCCATGGATATCATCCTCCTGGAACGGATCGAAAAGCTGGGCACCATCGGTGACGTTGTCACCGTGAAAGACGGCTATGCCCGTAACTTCCTGCTGCCCAACAAAAAGGCCCTGCGCGCCAACGAGGCGAACAAGAAGGTCTTCGAAGCCAACCGCGAACGCCTGGAAGCCGAAAACGCCGAAAAGCGCACCGAAGCCGAAAAGGCCGGTGAAAAGGTTGCAGGCACCGAAATCACGCTGATCCGCGCGTCGTCGAACGCCGGCCAGCTGTACGGTTCGGTCAATGTGCGCGACATCACCGCGGCCCTGAACGAAAAGGGCCACGACATCGACAAGAAGATGGTCATTCTTGGCCACCCGATCAAAACGATCGGCATGTTCGACGTGACCGTCGCCCTGCACCCTGAAGTGCACGTGACCATCAAGGCCAATGTGGCCCGTTCGGACGACGAAGCCGCGCTTCAGTCGGAAGGCGTGGACGTTCTGGCCGCGATGTTCGAGGAAGAAGCCGCCGAACAGACCGGCTTCACCGAAGAGCGTGACCCCGATGCGGAACCCGGCGAAATCGCTGTGGACGATGCCGCAGAAGGCGAAGAGGAAGCCGGCGAAGAACAGGCCTGACCGGCCGCTTCACCGCTTTCGCGACAGACAGGAAGGGCGCGGACGGCATCGGCTGTCCGCGCCCTTTCCTTTTTGAAAGGGCGGAATTTTCGCATGGTGCGTCATGCCGCCTTTGAAATGTCGGAACGGGGCGGTTATCTCTTGTCGATGAATACAGCTGATGAAATCATTGCCGAACTGATCCGGCTTTACGACGCGGCCCGCGCCGCTTTGAAGGACGACATGGTCGCCTTTGCCGCGACGGGCGCCCTGCCCGACCGCGCCCGCCGCAACGACGGCACCTATGCCTATCCCGAATTGCGGCTGCGCTTTTCCGGCAGCAGCCGGCCTTCGGAAGTGAACCGGTCCTTCGCGCGGCTGTCGACGCCGGGCCGCTATGTCACCACCATCACCCGCCCGCAGTTGTTTGGTCCCTATCTGCGCGAACAATTGTCGCTGATCATGGAAGACCACGATGTCGAAATCGCGGTCGGCCCTTCGCGGCAGGAAATTCCGTTTCCCTATGTTCTGGACGGAGAGGCGGCAGCGGAGCTTGCGGGCGTATCGCCGCGCGAACTGGCCCGGCATTTTCCCGCGACCGAACTGGCGCTGATCGGGGACGAGATTGCCGACGGGCTGGACGTGGGCGATGTCGACGATCCGATGCCGCTTTCGCTGTTCGACGGGCTGCGCACCGATTTCAGCCTCGCCCGCCTTCAGCATTATACTGGCACCAATCCCGAACATGTGCAGCGTTTCGTGCTGTTCACCAATTACCACCGCTATGTCGACGAATTCGTCGATTGGGCAGCGCAGCAGCTGGACGGGGTGAATTTCACTGCGCTGTCTGGCGCGGGCGGGCTGTATCTGGACCAGCGGCGCGACAATGCGCGCAGCCTGCTTTCCGATACCGCATGGCGCAGGCACCAGATGCCCGCCTATCACCTGATCGCGCCCGACGGCGGCGGCATCACGCTGGTGAACATCGGTGTCGGCCCGTCGAATGCCAAGACGATCACCGACCATCTGGCAGTCATGCGGCCCGAGGCATGGTTGATGATCGGCCATTGCGGCGGTCTGCGCGACAGCCAGAAGATCGGCGATTATGTGCTGGCCCACGCCTATCTGCGCGACGACCATGTGCTGGACAGCGTGCTGCCGCCGGAAATCCCCCTGCCCGCCATTGCCGAGGTGCAGCAGGCCATGGCCAAGGCTGCGGAAGAGATCAGCGGAACCGAAGGCGTGGATCTGAAGCGCCGCATGCGCACCGGCACCGTCGTCACCACCGACGACCGCAACTGGGAATTGCAGGTATCGACGATCGGGCATCGCCTGTCGCTGGCCCGCGCGGTGGGCATCGACATGGAAAGCGCCACCATCGCCGCGCAGGGTTACCGCTTCCGCGTCCCCTATGGCACGTTGCTATGTGTGTCGGACAAGCCTCTGCATGGCGAGTTGAAGCTGCCGGGACAGGCCAACCGCTTTTACGAGCAGGCGATTGCGGGCCATTTGCAGATCGGCATCAGAAGCTGCGAATTGCTGAAGGCCGAGGGTGAGCGCCTGCACAGCCGCAAGCTGCGCGCGTTCAACGAACCGCCGTTCCGGTGATTTTCAGGCCGTAAAGAACCGCACCAGTTCGCGGCCCAGCGCCTTTTCGGTCACGCAGGACATATGCGTGCCGGGAATCCACGCCATCTCCGAATGGGGAAGCGCCGCCGCCAGATCCTCGGCCGATCCGTTGTCATCATCCTCTGTCCCGCACAGCACCAGCACGGGCATTTGCGGGATGGACAGCTGTTCGCGGGTGATGCCCAGCCCGCTGGCGGACAACAGCAGCCGCGCCGCCACGCGGTCGATCTTCATCGTCTTCATGAAGGACACGGCGAAGAAATGCCTGTCCCCGCGCTTCGCCGTTTCGAAATTGTCGATGGCGTCGATAAAGAACCCCGCGCGCCGCCGGAAATCGAGCAAGCCCTCTAGCCCCATCCCCACCAGCGCCAGCCGCCGCGGCGTCAGCCCCGCGATCACCCCGCCCAGCGACGTCCGCGAACCGAGCGAGAAACCCGCAAGGTCGTAATTGGTCAGCGCGTAATGCGCGACCACATCCTCCAGATCGTCGACCAGCACAGTCGGCGGATAGCAGGCGGGATCGTGCGGCGCGCCGCTATGCGCATGGGCGCGCAGGTCAGGCATGATCAGCGAAAACCCCGCCTCTGCCAGCGCGCGGGCATGGCCATATTTGATCCAGTTGATCTCGGCGCTGGAAAACAGCCCATGCAGCAGGATCAGCGTACGCTGCGCCTCGCCCGTCGCGGGCTCCATGCGGTGCACGGCAAGGCTGGTGCCGTCGCGGGCGGTAACGGTTTCGGTGGTGACGGGAAATTCGGCAGTCTGGCTCATGCCCGCGTGCCTAGCGGGTTGGCCGCCGCCCGCCAAGCGCGCCGGTCGCCAAATATTTCGGCCATAAAGCAACAGCCGCCCCCGCACATGGCAGGGACGGCTGTCATGTTTCCGCCAGTGGTGTGGGTGATCAGCCCTTCTTCAGGTGCCGGCGGCCCAGCAGTTCGGCGATCTGCACTGCGTTCAGCGCTGCGCCCTTGCGCAGATTGTCCGACACGCACCACAGCGCAAGACCGTTATCGACAGTCGAATCCTCGCGCACGCGGCTGATATAGGTTGCGTAATCGCCCACACATTCGACGGGGGTGACATAGCCGCCATCCTCGCGCTTATCGACCAGCATCACGCCCGGCGCCTCGCGCAGGATGTCCTGTGCCTGCTCTGCCGAAAGCTCGTTCTCGAACTC
Coding sequences:
- the rpsF gene encoding 30S ribosomal protein S6; amino-acid sequence: MPLYEHVFLARQDLSQSQVDALANTATEIVEANEGKVVKTETWGLKNLAYKIERNRKAHYVMLNIDAPAKVVEELERQTRINEDVIRYMTIRVEEHEGGPSVMMRKNDRERRGRRGDR
- the rpsR gene encoding 30S ribosomal protein S18, coding for MARPFFRRRKSCPFAAKNAPAIDYKDVRLLQGFMSERGKIVPSRITAVSAKKQRELSKAIKRARHIGLLPYIVK
- the rplI gene encoding 50S ribosomal protein L9: MDIILLERIEKLGTIGDVVTVKDGYARNFLLPNKKALRANEANKKVFEANRERLEAENAEKRTEAEKAGEKVAGTEITLIRASSNAGQLYGSVNVRDITAALNEKGHDIDKKMVILGHPIKTIGMFDVTVALHPEVHVTIKANVARSDDEAALQSEGVDVLAAMFEEEAAEQTGFTEERDPDAEPGEIAVDDAAEGEEEAGEEQA
- a CDS encoding AMP nucleosidase: MNTADEIIAELIRLYDAARAALKDDMVAFAATGALPDRARRNDGTYAYPELRLRFSGSSRPSEVNRSFARLSTPGRYVTTITRPQLFGPYLREQLSLIMEDHDVEIAVGPSRQEIPFPYVLDGEAAAELAGVSPRELARHFPATELALIGDEIADGLDVGDVDDPMPLSLFDGLRTDFSLARLQHYTGTNPEHVQRFVLFTNYHRYVDEFVDWAAQQLDGVNFTALSGAGGLYLDQRRDNARSLLSDTAWRRHQMPAYHLIAPDGGGITLVNIGVGPSNAKTITDHLAVMRPEAWLMIGHCGGLRDSQKIGDYVLAHAYLRDDHVLDSVLPPEIPLPAIAEVQQAMAKAAEEISGTEGVDLKRRMRTGTVVTTDDRNWELQVSTIGHRLSLARAVGIDMESATIAAQGYRFRVPYGTLLCVSDKPLHGELKLPGQANRFYEQAIAGHLQIGIRSCELLKAEGERLHSRKLRAFNEPPFR
- a CDS encoding alpha/beta fold hydrolase, whose product is MSQTAEFPVTTETVTARDGTSLAVHRMEPATGEAQRTLILLHGLFSSAEINWIKYGHARALAEAGFSLIMPDLRAHAHSGAPHDPACYPPTVLVDDLEDVVAHYALTNYDLAGFSLGSRTSLGGVIAGLTPRRLALVGMGLEGLLDFRRRAGFFIDAIDNFETAKRGDRHFFAVSFMKTMKIDRVAARLLLSASGLGITREQLSIPQMPVLVLCGTEDDDNGSAEDLAAALPHSEMAWIPGTHMSCVTEKALGRELVRFFTA